The nucleotide window TTTAGAGGGGGTTATTACTCAAGTCGCCTCTCGGTCCCTAACTAGACAGCGGCCGGCTAGAGTATTTAATCAAAAATATCACATTTTATAAAAACGTGACAGAAAACTACCATTTTACGATTTTGTGCGGAAAACTATCACTTTTGTCCTAATTCGTGACAAAAAACTACCAAGTCTCGAAACCGATCGCTTCACCCGTGCTAAGTATCAAACTAACCAGTCGGTCCCATGTTTCAGACGTCACGGTGGCCAACCGATGCCTGCCGCACGTTAACGGCGCGTCCGCGGTCGGAAACGGTGTCGTCAGAGGATCAACATCAAATGGCCGGTCCCACGTTTTGGTGCATTGAACACAAACCGACAACCGCCGTTTCCGACCGCGGACGCGCCGTTAACACGCAGCGGGCGTCGGTTGGCCACCGTGGCACCTGAAACGTGGGACCGAGTGATCGGTTTGGTGCTTAGCGCGGGTGAAGCGACCGGTTTTGAGACTTGGTGATTTTTTGCCACGGATTAGGACAAAAATGGTAGTTTTCCGCACAAAATCGTAAAGTGGTAATTTTCTGTCACGTTTCCGTGAAATGTGATAGTTTTTGGTTAAATACTCGCTAGAGTAAAACAATCGCTTTGAAGATGCCCCCGCACCTCCCGCTCCATCCGCGTCGCCATAGTCCAACCCAGGACTGCTGCCACTACATTGCACCGTGGTCTGCCCCTTGTCGGTAGCCCTCAAAAGTTTCATCAtgtttgatgtaccaaagtttcAGATTTTTTAATAGGTTTTGAATGTACTATTCATAGAGGGTGTAGGGGCACCCCGGTGCTGAAAATCTTGTATCTGTATGAATTCGAGCGGGACAACACACAAACAACAGGAAACGGAGCCCGAGAGGCGGGAAGAGATGCGGTTCACCTTGGGGTGGTCAATGGTGAGTTGGGTGAGGGTCTAGGAAGCAAAACAACGATGAGAGCGAGGTGGATGGGCGGTGACTGGAGCTCGAGATGCAGTAGACGAAGATGAGGTAGAGGAGGCGACTTATGCGTTGTTGCCTCTGGGACAGAGGAAACCAGCATCGGCGAAGAACAGGGACATGGCCACACATCATGGGGTCGCTGATGACGGGTCCTCCTCGCCAGTGTTGCTCGTCCTGACATGGTCACCATCGTTGTGCGAAGATGCATTGCAAGTGTTCGATGAAATATATGAACCATACGTAAGTTTTAGGGAGTTGAGTTTAGGAGTTCGGTTAGAAACCACACTTTTTTAAGGAGCAAATATACTTGTCTAAAGGATATTTGGTAGTTTACTCCTCTAAATTATATGGGGTCGATTAACAATGCTCTTAGATCATACTTGTGAAACTAGCTATATAGCGGTGTAGCCAAACCCTGCATATTTATTTATTGCTCTTCTGTGTACATACCATCTCTATATCTGCCGTACGCTCATATGCCTAGTAGTTTACTATCAAGCATGTGAATCAGCAGTAGTTTGTATCGGTCGGCCCAGACCAAGTCATACAGCGGCGTCGACTTCAGAGGCGGCCGCATCAGCCGGATCCAGCAGCTCTCCAAGCTCTTCACCCCACGTGCAAACTCGTCGGCAACCCCCACGAAGCGGCAGTTGGGCAGCATCTCTTTGGCGACGTGGTTGATAGAGCTTCTCGCCGCGGCGTAGTCGTTCAGGCACCCCTCGTAGGCGTCCCTCTCCTGGCCAGAGAGCGAGGTGTTCTGACTGAGCTGGTTCCTCGCGGCGAGCCGCGTGGCGTCCATGGATTCCACGGCGAACCGCGCGGCAAGGATCACGTACCCGGTGGCCCCCTCCTTTTGCGACCTGGACATGTCGACGCCGCCCCAGACCATCACATGGATGCAGAGATCTTGCAAGAGCTTCGTGCCGCACGACTGGCCGCAGGCAGAAGACCCGTCCAGCGACAGCACGCCAGGGCAGTCCGTGCTTGCGGCGGCCATGCCAAGGGGTGCCAGGAGGAGGAGAATGATCTTCACCATAGTCATAGGGAGTGTgcgcatctctctctctctctctctctctctcttcgtgGGGAGATGTTTCTTCGTGAGTGCAAAGTATCTATACACATCGTTCGCACTGCTTGTAGCATTAGTTGATTGTGTGTGCTTTAATAGATTAATTAATATATTTCATTTAATGACTTATGTGGACCAGCATGACAAGATAGCATGCATTGCAGATTCCACGCGCATGACAGTTGAGGAGTATATATGGTATAAGAAAATTTGGATTTGTATATTTTGCATTAATATTTCAATATATTCTACATAAATGATGGTATAGGGGTGGGCATTGGGTTTCTATGATTAATTTGGTTCGGTTTATTCCGGTTTTTATTTTTTAGTTTCTGTAAATGAGCACCAAAATAAtcaaaatgaaaaagaaaaacaaacTTTATGAACTGAAATTGTTCGGTTAACCGAAAAACCGAAGTCTATGTGCACCATCGATAAAGCAACGCCAAAGTCTCACATCACATGGCAGCAAAAGTATTTCCATTTTGAGCCAATAAAATCCACCATTTATCGAAAGGGTGTTGCTACGCGTCCGCCGGCCGATGTTTACATATTGTCCGCCGTCTCGATAGTCGTTGGATGCCCGAACTGATAGCCTTCTGATGTAGTGTCTACGTCCGGCATGCCCACTGGTTACTTCCCGCAACCAACACTCTATTATAGAAAACAAGCCTGCATGCCCACTCATTACTTTCCGCAACAAACACTCTGTTGTAGAAACAAGACCACATGCCTACTCGTTCCTTCCCACAACAAATGCCCTGTTGCAAAAACAAGACCGCATGCCCACTCGTTACTTCCCGCAACAAACGCTTTGTTGCAGAAACACTCTGCAACTCTGTTGCAGAAATAAGAGAAATAGCAGGGAGCGCCACCATTACCACATCGGCGACAAAATGGGAGAAGGGGTGTCTGAACTGTACCTGCTTGAGTCGTTGCCGGCCACCGCTGATCCCGAGCCAGTTGTCGATGCCACCGTGTTGGATAAGCCCTGGTCGCCCAACGCCTTGCGCCGCCGCGTCTGCCGCCCTCCCAAATCAAGCTGCTCACACTCCCAGCCATACGAGCCCACGCTGCTGTAGGATGAAACCCCTCTTCTATTATCCAGTTGCAGGAATGGATGTCCTGAAACAAGAGGTGAGTTGCAGGAAACGGACACGCCTCCAGCGGATGCGGGAGTGCTCTCTACCGTCTGATAAAAGATAGATCGGACAGCTACAAAGCTGACGGACAGGCTTGCGCGATCGGCCGGTAGAAGGTAAGATTTTCCCTTATCGAAAAAAGTCTAGTACTTTCATCAATCTGGATTCTCTGAGTCCTTCATGGAGGAATACACTATCCATATATACACAAGTTGCATACAAACCAACATTAGTACTAATATTTTTTAAGCCTATCTAGTTATGGAGTCGTGGTGCCACAAATGACGAGTAGACATGATGCCACGCGAGATTGGTATCCACGCTACTCATTTTTGCATGATTCGTGTTACCCAGCAGGTATATGATTATTCTAAGAGCCTAGAAATATTGCATAGAGGTTGTATTTCACAGATAATAAATGAGTATGGAAAAAAAATTATATAAGACCAGGTCTCACGGGTTAGCATGTGAGACCTATCCTGATGGATGACACATGGCATTCTTAAATTATAAAGCATCTAATCCCCTCTGATTTCAAATAGGGTGGGATAGATGCTTTGTAATTTGTAAATGCCATGTGTCATTCAT belongs to Triticum urartu cultivar G1812 chromosome 7, Tu2.1, whole genome shotgun sequence and includes:
- the LOC125525960 gene encoding uncharacterized protein LOC125525960, which produces MRTLPMTMVKIILLLLAPLGMAAASTDCPGVLSLDGSSACGQSCGTKLLQDLCIHVMVWGGVDMSRSQKEGATGYVILAARFAVESMDATRLAARNQLSQNTSLSGQERDAYEGCLNDYAAARSSINHVAKEMLPNCRFVGVADEFARGVKSLESCWIRLMRPPLKSTPLYDLVWADRYKLLLIHMLDSKLLGI